From a single Clostridium isatidis genomic region:
- a CDS encoding alpha-glucoside-specific PTS transporter subunit IIBC, protein MMQKIQKFGGAMFTPVLLFAFAGTVIGVGTLFTTETIMGSLAAPDSFWYQCWNVVLQGGWTVFNQLPLLFVVGLPIGMAKKQNARCAMEALVLYLAFHYFLSTMLAQWGTFFGVDFAQEVGGTSGLTMIANIKTLDMGMIGALLISGIVIYLHNRYFDTELPEWLGTFSGSTFIFMIGFFVMIPVAVLAAFIWPKVQLGMAAFQGFIKNAGAFGVWVFVFLERILIPFGLHHILYSPFWYDNVVVQGGLYSYWANNLPEIAASTASLRSLVPEAGFSSTGFSKIFGVPGIALAFYVTAKPEKRKKILGLLIPITLTSIFCGVTEPIEFTFLFVAPWLFGVHALLAATLSTVMYLAGIVGIHAGGVIEMASLNWIPLMGNHWKEYLLMLVIGLVFTGIWFVVFKFLIEKFDVKTPGREDDEDIKFRSKAEYREKKNAKNGESKAEFIKLILEGLGGKDNIVDVTNCATRLRVNVKDETLCKDDTYFKSIGAHGCSVNGKSFQVIIGLKVPQVREDFENLLNSENEALV, encoded by the coding sequence ATGATGCAGAAAATTCAAAAATTTGGAGGTGCAATGTTCACCCCGGTACTATTATTTGCTTTTGCAGGTACTGTAATTGGAGTGGGTACCTTATTTACAACTGAAACAATAATGGGATCATTAGCAGCTCCAGATAGTTTTTGGTATCAATGTTGGAATGTAGTATTACAAGGTGGGTGGACCGTATTTAATCAATTACCGCTATTATTCGTAGTTGGTTTACCTATCGGAATGGCTAAGAAGCAAAATGCAAGATGTGCTATGGAAGCTCTAGTTCTATATTTAGCTTTCCATTATTTCTTAAGCACAATGCTTGCTCAATGGGGAACTTTCTTTGGTGTTGATTTTGCTCAAGAAGTAGGTGGGACAAGCGGTCTTACTATGATAGCAAATATCAAAACCTTAGACATGGGAATGATTGGAGCCCTACTTATTTCAGGAATTGTTATTTATCTTCACAATCGTTACTTTGACACAGAATTACCTGAATGGTTAGGAACTTTTAGTGGTTCAACTTTTATCTTTATGATTGGTTTCTTTGTAATGATACCTGTTGCTGTTTTAGCTGCATTTATATGGCCTAAAGTTCAGTTAGGAATGGCAGCTTTCCAAGGCTTTATTAAGAATGCAGGAGCTTTTGGAGTTTGGGTATTTGTATTCTTAGAACGTATATTAATACCATTTGGATTACATCATATTTTATATTCTCCATTCTGGTATGATAACGTAGTAGTTCAAGGAGGCTTATATTCTTACTGGGCAAATAATTTACCAGAGATTGCAGCATCAACTGCTTCTTTAAGATCTTTAGTACCAGAAGCAGGGTTTTCATCAACAGGCTTTTCAAAAATCTTTGGTGTTCCGGGTATAGCCCTTGCATTCTATGTAACTGCAAAACCAGAAAAGAGAAAGAAGATATTAGGTCTTTTAATACCAATTACTTTAACTTCAATCTTCTGTGGTGTTACTGAACCTATTGAATTTACATTCTTATTTGTTGCTCCATGGTTATTTGGTGTACATGCTTTATTGGCAGCAACTCTTTCAACTGTTATGTATCTTGCAGGTATTGTAGGAATTCATGCTGGTGGTGTTATAGAAATGGCATCATTAAACTGGATACCATTAATGGGAAATCACTGGAAAGAATACTTATTAATGCTTGTAATTGGATTAGTATTCACAGGAATTTGGTTTGTAGTATTTAAATTTTTAATAGAAAAATTTGATGTTAAGACTCCAGGAAGGGAAGATGATGAAGATATTAAATTCCGTTCTAAGGCAGAATATAGAGAAAAGAAAAATGCTAAAAATGGAGAAAGCAAGGCAGAATTTATAAAGCTAATTTTAGAAGGATTAGGTGGAAAGGACAATATTGTTGATGTTACAAACTGTGCAACCCGACTTAGAGTAAATGTTAAGGATGAAACTTTATGTAAGGATGACACTTACTTTAAATCAATTGGGGCTCATGGCTGCTCTGTTAACGGTAAGTCCTTCCAAGTTATTATTGGACTAAAAGTACCTCAAGTAAGAGAGGATTTTGAAAACTTATTAAATAGTGAAAATGAAGCTTTAGTTTAG
- a CDS encoding sodium-translocating pyrophosphatase, translating to MDFIIFVLLGAVLGLIFAAYQINSVLKEREEDEKIKSISRKIREGADAFLKRQYKGVSIFFLVMFVIFLALSFLGYVSIFLPFSFVIGGFLSGLTGFIGMKVATNANGRTTSAAKKSLNDALRVSFKSGSVIGIVVVSLGLLYIGLSYLVLSYYFKDLAETERIVKISTNIVTFGIGASSMALFARVGGGIFTKAADVGADLVGKVEAGIPEDDPRNPAVIADNVGDNVGDVAGMGADLYESYVGSIISSCALAVSAGLSIKGFALPLFVAVLGVLASIFSTFFVKVKEDASQKNLLKALRKGTYISGIIVALGSFFIVKEVLGMENIGIYFSILSGLLAGILIGYFTEFYTSDSYSPTRKLAETTKTGTGTLIIGGLSLGMISTAIPVVIVSISVLISFILSGGLKDFSLGLYGIAISAVGMLSTLGITLATDAYGPIADNAGGIAEMTNQDPEVRKRTDALDALGNTTAATGKGFAIGSAALTALAFIASYKDSIESIAKNGAFEFAFDLSILNPQVLIGLFIGAMVIFVFSSKTMDAVGRAASEIVVEVRRQFKEIPGLMEGKAEADYASCVDICTKSSQKELIPIGIIAILTPVIVGLVLGPNGVAGLLAGATITGFSVAILMSNAGGAWDNAKKYIESGVLGGKGSDCHKAAVVGDTVGDPFKDTTGPSINILIKLMSMVAIVFGSLFLHFSIF from the coding sequence ATGGATTTTATTATTTTTGTTTTGCTTGGAGCTGTTTTAGGTTTGATTTTTGCGGCTTATCAGATAAACTCTGTTCTAAAAGAAAGGGAAGAGGATGAAAAGATAAAAAGCATTTCTAGGAAAATTAGAGAAGGGGCAGATGCTTTCTTAAAAAGACAGTATAAAGGAGTATCAATATTTTTTTTAGTAATGTTTGTTATATTTTTGGCATTATCTTTCTTAGGCTATGTTTCAATATTCTTACCTTTCTCCTTTGTTATTGGAGGATTTTTATCAGGCCTTACCGGCTTTATTGGAATGAAGGTTGCAACAAATGCTAATGGAAGAACCACAAGTGCAGCTAAAAAGAGCTTAAATGATGCCTTAAGAGTTTCCTTTAAAAGTGGTTCTGTAATTGGTATTGTTGTTGTTTCATTAGGTTTACTCTATATTGGATTATCTTATTTAGTTTTATCTTATTATTTTAAGGATTTAGCAGAAACAGAACGTATAGTTAAAATTTCAACAAATATAGTTACTTTTGGTATCGGAGCTTCTTCCATGGCTTTATTTGCCAGAGTTGGAGGAGGAATATTCACTAAGGCTGCAGATGTTGGTGCTGATTTAGTTGGTAAGGTTGAAGCTGGTATTCCTGAAGATGATCCAAGAAATCCAGCAGTTATTGCAGATAATGTAGGGGATAATGTAGGTGATGTTGCAGGAATGGGGGCAGATTTATATGAATCTTATGTAGGATCAATAATTTCTTCCTGTGCTTTAGCAGTATCTGCAGGTTTATCTATTAAAGGCTTTGCACTACCATTATTTGTTGCTGTTTTAGGAGTCTTAGCCTCAATATTTTCAACCTTTTTTGTAAAGGTGAAGGAAGATGCAAGTCAAAAGAATCTTTTAAAGGCCTTAAGGAAGGGAACTTATATATCAGGAATAATTGTAGCCCTAGGCTCATTCTTTATAGTAAAAGAAGTATTGGGAATGGAAAACATAGGTATATATTTTAGTATATTATCTGGGCTCCTTGCAGGTATATTAATAGGATATTTTACTGAATTCTATACTTCAGATAGTTATAGTCCAACTCGAAAGTTAGCAGAAACTACTAAGACAGGTACAGGAACTTTAATAATTGGTGGCTTATCCTTAGGAATGATATCTACAGCAATTCCTGTAGTTATTGTTTCAATATCAGTTTTAATTAGCTTTATTTTATCAGGAGGTCTAAAGGACTTTAGCTTAGGCTTATATGGAATTGCTATTTCTGCAGTTGGTATGCTTTCAACCTTAGGCATAACATTAGCAACAGATGCTTATGGCCCAATAGCAGACAATGCAGGCGGAATTGCAGAAATGACTAATCAAGATCCTGAAGTAAGGAAGAGAACGGATGCTTTAGATGCCTTAGGAAATACAACAGCAGCAACTGGTAAGGGCTTTGCAATAGGTTCAGCTGCTTTAACAGCTCTTGCATTTATAGCTTCCTATAAGGATTCTATTGAAAGTATAGCTAAAAACGGAGCTTTTGAATTTGCTTTTGATTTATCTATATTAAATCCTCAAGTTCTAATAGGACTTTTTATTGGTGCTATGGTTATATTCGTATTCTCCTCAAAAACAATGGATGCAGTTGGACGAGCTGCCTCTGAAATTGTTGTTGAAGTAAGAAGGCAATTTAAAGAAATTCCAGGACTTATGGAAGGAAAGGCAGAAGCAGATTACGCCTCCTGTGTTGATATCTGTACAAAGTCCTCTCAAAAGGAACTTATACCAATTGGAATAATAGCAATTTTAACTCCTGTTATCGTTGGTTTAGTATTAGGACCAAATGGAGTAGCAGGCCTTCTTGCAGGGGCTACTATAACTGGCTTTTCAGTTGCTATTCTAATGTCTAATGCTGGAGGAGCTTGGGATAATGCTAAAAAGTATATAGAATCTGGAGTTTTAGGCGGAAAGGGTTCAGACTGCCATAAGGCAGCAGTAGTTGGTGATACTGTTGGGGATCCATTTAAGGACACTACAGGACCATCAATAAATATATTAATAAAGCTAATGTCAATGGTGGCAATAGTCTTCGGAAGTTTATTCTTACATTTCAGTATTTTTTAA
- a CDS encoding alpha/beta hydrolase, which translates to MIGIEVSGEFIAYIQGDDWGCGVSKIVISLDKEIDTVSKESFKVEETKEAFDWARAELGLRTVKRERRIEDAYTSDEFGRKIEGASKYITILMNFTPYDGNYLLFSPPCPYNRYPSLYKLDISIADGEVLKSGGKEILEFKIDPNIKSYATSADKFKTANYKAKEGIEYKYAYYEPEEKTKNLVVWLHGLGEGGLENTDPYLTCLANKVPALIEDKFQKLMNKANILVPQCPTFWMDNTGRGIIVDYKIEADGTSYYTKSLFELINYYKEKTASEKVIIAGCSNGGYMALLLALEYGRVFDGYVLICEAMEDKYISDEKIEAIKDLPLYFIYSKDDPVVAPKSFEIPTIKRLREAKASNLHVASFDKVIDTRGRFNDDEGNPYNYGGHASWIYFFNNEAKCDECGIDVWSWMAEQ; encoded by the coding sequence ATGATTGGAATAGAGGTTTCTGGTGAATTTATAGCTTATATACAAGGAGATGACTGGGGCTGCGGAGTTAGCAAAATAGTTATTTCCTTGGATAAGGAGATAGATACAGTTTCTAAAGAAAGCTTTAAAGTAGAGGAAACTAAAGAGGCTTTTGACTGGGCAAGAGCAGAATTAGGTCTAAGGACAGTTAAAAGGGAAAGAAGAATAGAAGATGCATATACAAGTGATGAATTTGGAAGGAAGATTGAAGGAGCATCAAAGTATATTACTATTTTAATGAATTTTACACCCTATGATGGAAACTATTTATTATTTTCACCACCTTGCCCATATAATAGATATCCAAGCTTATATAAATTAGACATATCCATAGCAGATGGAGAAGTCTTAAAATCTGGGGGAAAGGAAATTTTAGAGTTTAAGATTGATCCTAATATAAAAAGCTATGCTACCAGTGCAGATAAATTTAAGACTGCTAATTATAAAGCTAAAGAGGGGATAGAGTATAAATATGCTTACTATGAGCCGGAAGAAAAAACTAAAAATCTTGTTGTATGGTTACATGGATTAGGGGAAGGTGGTCTAGAAAATACTGATCCTTATCTTACTTGTCTGGCTAATAAGGTTCCAGCATTGATAGAGGATAAATTCCAAAAATTAATGAATAAAGCAAATATATTAGTACCACAATGTCCAACCTTCTGGATGGATAACACTGGTAGGGGGATAATCGTAGATTATAAAATAGAGGCTGATGGAACTTCTTATTATACCAAGTCTCTATTTGAATTAATAAATTACTATAAAGAAAAAACAGCTTCTGAAAAAGTTATAATAGCCGGTTGTTCTAATGGAGGCTATATGGCCTTGCTACTAGCCTTAGAATATGGAAGAGTTTTTGATGGCTATGTATTAATTTGTGAGGCTATGGAAGATAAATATATTAGTGATGAAAAAATTGAGGCAATTAAGGATTTACCACTATACTTTATATATTCAAAGGATGATCCAGTAGTAGCTCCAAAAAGCTTTGAAATACCTACAATAAAAAGACTTAGGGAAGCTAAGGCTAGTAATTTACATGTAGCTTCTTTTGATAAGGTCATAGATACAAGAGGAAGATTTAATGATGATGAAGGTAATCCATATAACTATGGAGGTCATGCATCTTGGATATACTTCTTTAATAATGAAGCTAAGTGCGATGAATGTGGAATTGACGTTTGGAGCTGGATGGCAGAGCAATAA